A portion of the Manihot esculenta cultivar AM560-2 chromosome 2, M.esculenta_v8, whole genome shotgun sequence genome contains these proteins:
- the LOC110610189 gene encoding phytochromobilin:ferredoxin oxidoreductase, chloroplastic isoform X1, which produces MHSSSSLSSCLSLKSHSLTSLITSTNDNSRSKKIKPHVLQVSAFSYQKFIHFALSEAKSRTVLVASPLQEKFNSMTAMDGRTELKMLSFQASKIRLLRSLSIENEAMQVLDFAAFARPEFDVPIFCANFFTAASMNIIVLDLNPLHNLIDKSDYKEKYYKSLFPVGLKYAELFPWGGKLTSESLQFFSPVVIWTKFTTSQYRHDDLYSAFVDYYKAWLELVDLAVEEKDASQIICNREAQHKYLTWRAEKDPGHGVLKRLIGESLAKDVIRNFLFSGIDELGSKGFLDYFPEYRCNDGNINEKRSIIGKSFECRPWDAKGEFIGNNMKI; this is translated from the exons ATGCATTCATcttcttccttaagctcttgttTATCACTAAAATCTCACTCACTAACCTCCTTAATCACCAGCACCAACGATAACTCCAGAAGCAAGAAGATCAAGCCTCATGTACTGCAAGTCTCTGCTTTTTCTTACCAGAAATTCATTCATTTTGCTCTCAGTGAAGCCAAAAGCCGCACCGTTTTGGTCGCTTCTCCTCTCCAG GAAAAGTTTAACTCCATGACTGCAATGGATGGAAGAACGGAGCTTAAAATGCTGTCATTCCAAGCTTCCAAGATTAGACTCCTGCGTAGTTTGAGCATTGAAAATGAGGCAATGCAG GTTTTGGATTTTGCTGCCTTTGCCAGACCAGAATTTGATGTACCTATATTTTGTGCCAATTTTTTCACTGCTGCCAGCATGAACATAATTGTGTT GGATCTTAACCCCTTGCACAATCTCATTGACAAAAGTGATTACAAGGAGAAGTACTACAAAAGCTTATTTCCTGTAGGTCTCAAGTATGCAGAG CTTTTTCCTTGGGGTGGAAAGCTCACAAGTGAGTCCTTGCAATTTTTCTCACCGGTTGTAATATGGACCAAGTTTACTACAAGCCAGTACAGACATGATGATCTATATTCTGCATTTGTGGATTACTACAAG GCATGGCTTGAGCTGGTTGACCTAGCTGTGGAAGAGAAAGATGCATCTCAAATTATATGCAACCGTGAAGCGCAACATAAGTATCTAACTTGGAGAGCAGAAAAG GATCCAGGCCATGGAGTTCTGAAAAGGTTGATTGGTGAAAGTCTTGCGAAG GATGTAATAAGGAACTTCCTCTTCAGTGGAATTGATGAACTAGGAAGCAAAGGGTTCCTCGATTATTTTCCAGAGTACCGCTGCAATGACGGGAATATAAATGAGAAACGCAGTATAATTGGGAAGTCTTTTGAATGTCGTCCATGGGACGCAAAAGGAGAATTCATTGGTAacaatatgaaaatttag
- the LOC110608670 gene encoding 60S ribosomal protein L2, mitochondrial, with product MAANAVAAASHAGKYGAQAWHAFKTRSPAAGKGSAIGIRESTAMVKEANKAPRQLTLHVGKTGGRNSAGRITSFHRGGGSKRLHRRIDLKRSTSSMGVIERVEYDPNRSSRIALVRWVEGGPLHFQKKFNAAEEFVPPQKILEPITTNTLGRFSLAFLSKEGDREKLAYSPSGRAAAYAVVGLQTGMSPGLKSLSTSKGTETQKTCARDVFLSAFSTPRAKGETASFSLCGLHNLPRIAVAGAKATFFAPQMYEKHGGKNTVSLNEVQKWNSRSSIWAHRMKRKAAVSWQSFKWRDTLGFVGVADSNDSKTGSNHVSLPSS from the exons ATGGCGGCAAATGCAGTGGCTGCTGCCTCTCATGCTGGAAAATATGGTGCCCAGGCATGGCATGCATTTAAGACAAGGTCTCCTGCAGCTGGGAAAGGATCAGCTATTGGGATCAG GGAAAGTACTGCTATGGTTAAGGAAGCAAATAAAGCCCCTAGACAATTGACCTTACATGTAGGAAAGACTGGTGGTAGGAATTCTGCAGGGCGCATTACAAGTTTCCACCGAGGAGGTGGATCAAAGCGGTTGCATCGGAGAATTGATCTAAAAAGAAGCACATCATCTATGGGTGTTATAGAAAGGGTAGAGTATGACCCTAATAGATCCTCTCGGATTGCTCTGGTTCGATGGGTTGAGGGTGGACCCCTGCACTTCCAGAAGAAATTCAATGCCGCAGAAgagtttgttccaccacagaaGATTCTTGAACCTATCACAACCAACACGCTTGGCCGTTTTTCACTTGCTTTTCTATCTAAGGAAGGGGATCGAGAAAAGTTAGCTTACTCCCCTTCTGGACGGGCTGCAGCATATGCAGTGGTTGGCCTTCAAACTGGTATGTCACCTGGATTGAAGAGTCTATCTACTAGTAAGGGTACAGAGACCCAAAAAACTTGTGCAAGGGATGTCTTCTTGTCTGCCTTTTCGACTCCTAGGGCCAAGGGGGAGACTGCATCCTTTTCCCTCTGTGGTTTGCATAATTTACCAAGGATAGCAGTGGCTGGGGCAAAGGCCACCTTTTTCGCTCCTCAAATGTACGAGAAACATGGAGGTAAAAACACAGTTTCTCTTAATGAGGTCCAAAAATGGAACAGCCGGAGCAGTATCTGGGCACATAGGATGAAACGGAAAGCTGCAGTTTCTTGGCAGAGTTTCAAGTGGCGGGATACATTGGGATTTGTTGGAGTTGCTGATAGTAACGATTCAAAGACTGGAAGTAATCATGTTAGCTTGCCATCCAGCTAA
- the LOC110608671 gene encoding mitochondrial import inner membrane translocase subunit TIM14-1 gives MVAPFMAGIAVAAAAYAGKYSIQAFQAFKARPPKASLRRFYDGGFHPVMTRREASLILGIRESTPVDKVKEAHRRVMVANHPDAGGSHYLASKINEAKDLLLGKSKVGGSAF, from the exons ATG GTGGCACCATTCATGGCAGGCATCGCAGTAGCTGCTGCTGCTTATGCTGGTAAATACAGCATCCAGGCTTTTCAAGCATTCAAGGCAAGACCACCCAAAGCTAGTTTACGCAGATTTTATGATGGTGGCTTTCATCCTGTCATGACAAGAAGAGAAGCATCTCTAATACTTGGAATCAG GGAAAGTACTCCTGTGGATAAGGTTAAGGAAGCACATCGGAGAGTGATGGTTGCAAACCATCCAGATGCAGGTGGTAGCCATTACCTTGCTTCTAAAATAAATGAGGCAAAAGATCTTTTGCTTGGAAAATCAAAGGTCGGTGGGTCTGCATTCTGA
- the LOC110610189 gene encoding phytochromobilin:ferredoxin oxidoreductase, chloroplastic isoform X2, with product MTAMDGRTELKMLSFQASKIRLLRSLSIENEAMQVLDFAAFARPEFDVPIFCANFFTAASMNIIVLDLNPLHNLIDKSDYKEKYYKSLFPVGLKYAELFPWGGKLTSESLQFFSPVVIWTKFTTSQYRHDDLYSAFVDYYKAWLELVDLAVEEKDASQIICNREAQHKYLTWRAEKDPGHGVLKRLIGESLAKDVIRNFLFSGIDELGSKGFLDYFPEYRCNDGNINEKRSIIGKSFECRPWDAKGEFIGNNMKI from the exons ATGACTGCAATGGATGGAAGAACGGAGCTTAAAATGCTGTCATTCCAAGCTTCCAAGATTAGACTCCTGCGTAGTTTGAGCATTGAAAATGAGGCAATGCAG GTTTTGGATTTTGCTGCCTTTGCCAGACCAGAATTTGATGTACCTATATTTTGTGCCAATTTTTTCACTGCTGCCAGCATGAACATAATTGTGTT GGATCTTAACCCCTTGCACAATCTCATTGACAAAAGTGATTACAAGGAGAAGTACTACAAAAGCTTATTTCCTGTAGGTCTCAAGTATGCAGAG CTTTTTCCTTGGGGTGGAAAGCTCACAAGTGAGTCCTTGCAATTTTTCTCACCGGTTGTAATATGGACCAAGTTTACTACAAGCCAGTACAGACATGATGATCTATATTCTGCATTTGTGGATTACTACAAG GCATGGCTTGAGCTGGTTGACCTAGCTGTGGAAGAGAAAGATGCATCTCAAATTATATGCAACCGTGAAGCGCAACATAAGTATCTAACTTGGAGAGCAGAAAAG GATCCAGGCCATGGAGTTCTGAAAAGGTTGATTGGTGAAAGTCTTGCGAAG GATGTAATAAGGAACTTCCTCTTCAGTGGAATTGATGAACTAGGAAGCAAAGGGTTCCTCGATTATTTTCCAGAGTACCGCTGCAATGACGGGAATATAAATGAGAAACGCAGTATAATTGGGAAGTCTTTTGAATGTCGTCCATGGGACGCAAAAGGAGAATTCATTGGTAacaatatgaaaatttag
- the LOC110608669 gene encoding protein DETOXIFICATION 41 has translation MGSAEAEYQPLLPTLDSHSRIPDLSSQAIEEFLEQTTVPLRWWPRLVAWESRLLWLLSWASIVVSIFNFMLSFVTQMFAGHLGAVELAGASIANVGIQGLAYGIMLGMASAVQTVCGQAYGAKQYSAMGIICQRAIVLHLGAAVLLTFLYWFSGPVLIAMGQSEDIAEQGEIFARGLIPQLYAFAMSCPMQRFLQAQNVVNPLAYMSVGVFFVHILLSWLVIYKLEYGLLGAALTLSFSWWLLVILNGLYIVLSPKCKETWTGLSINAFRGIWPYFKLTAASAVMLCLEIWYSQGMVLISGLLSNPTIALDSISICMNYLNWDMQFMLGLAAAISVRVSNELGAGHPKVAKFSVFVVNGTSVCISIIFSVIVLSFRVALSKLFTSDSEVIEAVSNLTPLLAISVFLNGVQPILSGVAIGSGWQAVVAYVNLVTYYIIGLPIGCVLGFKTSLGVAGIWWGIIIGVVFQTITLIILTSRTNWEAEVQKTVERLNESARQALESGANP, from the exons ATGGGTTCAGCAGAGGCAGAGTACCAGCCCTTGCTACCCACACTTGATTCACATTCAAGAATTCCAGACTTGTCATCTCAGGCAATTGAGGAGTTCTTGGAACAAACCACAGTGCCTCTGAGATGGTGGCCTCGCCTTGTTGCATGGGAGTCAAGGCTCTTATGGTTATTATCTTGGGCATCTATTGTTGTCTCCATATTCAATTTCATGCTTAGCTTTGTCACCCAAATGTTCGCTGGACATTTGGGTGCTGTAGAGCTTGCTGGTGCTTCCATTGCCAATGTTGGAATCCAAGGTCTTGCTTATGGGATTATG CTGGGTATGGCTAGTGCTGTGCAGACAGTGTGTGGCCAAGCCTATGGAGCCAAGCAATATTCAGCAATGGGGATCATATGCCAGAGAGCTATTGTGCTGCACTTGGGAGCAGCTGTTCTGCTCACATTCCTCTACTGGTTCTCAGGCCCAGTGCTTATAGCTATGGGGCAATCGGAGGACATAGCTGAGCAAGGAGAAATTTTCGCCCGCGGTTTGATCCCTCAGCTATATGCATTTGCCATGAGCTGCCCTATGCAGAGGTTTCTTCAAGCTCAGAACGTTGTGAACCCTCTAGCATACATGTCTGTTGGGGTCTTCTTTGTTCACATTCTTCTCTCCTGGCTTGTTATTTATAAATTGGAGTATGGACTTCTGGGAGCAGCCTTAACACTAAGTTTCTCTTGGTGGCTTCTTGTCATCTTGAACGGACTTTACATTGTTCTGAGTCCTAAATGCAAGGAAACTTGGACTGGCTTGTCTATTAATGCTTTCAGAGGAATTTGGCCTTATTTCAAGCTTACAGCTGCCTCTGCTGTCATGCTCTG TTTGGAGATATGGTACAGCCAAGGAATGGTACTCATATCAGGCCTTCTATCAAACCCAACAATCGCATTAGACTCCATTTCCATTTG CATGAATTATTTGAACTGGGATATGCAATTTATGCTGGGCCTAGCAGCAGCCATCAG TGTTCGAGTAAGCAATGAGCTAGGGGCTGGCCATCCAAAGGTTGCAAAATTTTCAGTATTTGTAGTGAATGGGACTAGCGTATGCATTAGTATAATATTTAGCGTCATTGTCCTGAGTTTTCGAGTTGCATTGAGCAAACTCTTTACAAGTGACTCAGAGGTCATAGAAGCAGTTTCCAATTTGACTCCTCTGCTTGCCATCTCTGTTTTTCTCAACGGTGTTCAACCCATACTCTCAG GTGTGGCAATTGGCAGTGGATGGCAAGCTGTGGTGGCTTATGTTAACCTAGTCACATACTACATTATAGGTCTCCCCATTGGATGTGTACTTGGTTTCAAAACCAGTTTAGGAGTAGCA GGCATTTGGTGGGGAATTATTATTGGAGTTGTCTTCCAGACAATAACTTTAATTATTCTGACTTCAAGAACAAATTGGGAGGCTGAG gttcagaaaaCTGTTGAACGTCTGAATGAGTCTGCAAGACAGGCCTTGGAATCAGGGGCCAATCCTTAA